A window of uncultured Gellertiella sp. genomic DNA:
ATGGCAGGCGGTGTGCATCCGCATCAGCCGGTAGCGCCGCGCCCAGTCGATATGCAGCACCAGCTTTTCGCCGACCCCGGGCAGGGGCTGGCCATCGAGCGGGTGGTGCCGGATTGCATCCTTGGTCGCCCCGTGACGGGTTTCGCCAAGCAGGATCCGGCTGCCATCGGCGCGTTCGAAAAAGCCGGTATCGCCGGGCTGTCCGCCGGAGGCGGCGTAAAAGCAGGTCTGGTCCAGTTCCACGCTGCCGTCCTCGCCGACCGCGATGACCGTGCCTTCCGCCGTGGAAAGATAGAAGTCGTCGCGGTAGAGCGGGTGCGTGGTCATGATGACAGGAGCCTCAGACGGGTTCGAAGGGCGGGACGATGGCCGGCTTGTCGAGCAGCCATTGCGGCACCGGCAGGGATTTCGACTGCAGGAAGGCCGGGTTGAACAGCTTCGACTGGTAGCGGTTGCCATAATCGCACAGGATGGTCACGATTGTATGGCCGGGGCCGAGGTCGCGCGCAAGCCGGATTGCACCAGCGACGTTAATGCCGGATGAACCGCCAAGGCAGAGGCCTTCGCTCTCGACCAGATCAAAGATCACCGGCAGTGCCTCGCTGTCGGGGATCTGACAGGCGAAATCCGGGGTGAAGCCTTCAAGATTGGCGGTGATCCGGCCCTGGCCGATGCCTTCGGTGATCGACCCGCCGGAGGATTTCAGCTCGCCGTTCCTGTAGAATTCGTAAAGCGCTGCCCCTTCGGGATCGGCAATCCCGATCCTGATCTCCTTGTTGAAGCCCTTCAGGCCCTCGGCAACCCCTGCCAGCGTGCCACCGGAGCCCACCGCGCAGATGAAGCCATCCACCTTGCCATCCGTATCGCGCCAGATTTCCGGTGCGGTCGTGTCGACATGCGCCTTTCGGTTGGCGACATTGTCGAACTGGTTGGCCCAGATCGCCCCCTTCGGGTCGGTGCGGGCAATCTGCTCGGCGAGCCGTCCGGAGAGCCGCACGTAATTGTTGGGGTTCTTGTAGGGCGCGGCGGGCACCTCGACCAGTTCGGCCCCGAGAAGTCTCAGCGCGTCCTTCTTCTCCTGGCTCTGGGTCTCGGGAATGACGATGATGGTGCGGTAGCCGAGCGCGCTTGCGACGAGCGTCAGGCCGATGCCGGTATTGCCGGCGGTGCCTTCGACGATCACGCCGCCGGGCTTCAACTGTCCGCTGCGCTCGGCATCGCGGATGATGGCAAGGGCGGCGCGATCCTTGACCGACTGGCCGGGGTTGAGAAATTCAGCCTTGCCGAGAATGGTGCAGCCGGTTGCCTCCGATGGGCCCTTCAGGCGGATCAAGGGCGTATTGCCGATAGCATCCAGAACAGACTGACGAACGGACATGGAATCTCTCTTTTGGTTGGCAGCAGAATAGGAAGGCTGTTTTCCCCGCACAAGCGGCGGAACACAAGAAATTATCTTCCAAGCCCTCGGTCCGGGCGGCAAAATTTAAGCTTTTTCAGCAACTTTCTGGGACATGGCTCCGTTTGTAGAGGGCAGACACAGTGGTGCCACCATTTCCACTGAAGGTAAGGATCACCCCCGGTGCGGCCCGGATGGGCCAGGGAGCAATGGCATGAAAAACGGCATGATGCGTCCTGAGGAAGGGATCGTCTGGATTACCGGGGCAAGTTCCGGCATTGGCCGGGCTCTGGCCCTCAGGCTGGCCCGCGCGGGCTTCCGGGTCGCCGTCACGGCCCGCTCGCATGATGGCCTTTACGACCTGCAGAAGGAAGCCGGGCCGGCTGGCGGCAGCATCATCGTGCTGGAAGGCGATGTGACCTCGGGTGCCGATATGGAGCGCGTGATTGCCGCCATCGAATATGATCACGGGCCTTTGATGCTCGCGGTGCTGAATGCCGGGATCTATATCCCGGTAAACGGCAAGGAACTGCACCGGGCGGATTTCGAGAAGACCTTTGCGGTCAACCTGTCCGGCACCATGCATTGCCTGCTTTCGGCGCTCGCGGTGATGAAGCGGCGGGCGACCGGCCATGTCGCCATCGTCTCCTCCGTCACCGGCTATGGCGGCCTGCCGACCAGTGCCGCCTATGGCGCGACCAAGGCGGCGCTGATCAATCTTGCCGAAAGCCTGAAATTCGATCTCGACCGGATGGGCATCAAGATCCAGCTGATCAATCCCGGCTTCGTGGCCACCGGGGCGACCGACCAGAATGATTTCCCGATGCCGGCCCTGATGACGGCGGAGGCAGCTGCCGCCGAAATCCACAAGGGTCTCGCCCGCAATGCCTTTGAAATCACCTTTCCGAAGCGCTTTACCTATGTGCTGAAGGCAATCAATCTCTTGCCCTACAGCCTGTATTTTCCGGTCATCCGGCGCATCACCAAGTGGTGACGCCGGGCTTGCGGACACGGACAAAGGATCGGGTCGAGGTGACCCAGCCCTCCTTTGCAAGCTGCACGACGGGGCCTATTTCTGGAACACCACCTGCCGCACATCGATATTGCCGTCGCGGAAACCCGCTTCGCAGTAGAAGAAGTAGAATTCCCAGAGCCGCTTGAAGCGTTCGTCGAAACCGAGCGGCTTCACCCGTTCCCAAACCGCCCAGAAGCGGACCCGCCACTCGGCAAGCGTGCGGGCATAGTCCTTGCCGAAGCCGAAATTGCCGGTTTCCGTCAGGCCGACGGAGCGCGAGAGGTCACCGAGATGTTGCAGGGTCGGCAGCATGCCACCTGGGAACACATATTTCTGGATGAAGTCGGGATTGGCCCGGTATTCCCGGTAGGCTTCCGGTTTGATGGTGATGATCTGCAAGCCGGCGCTGCCGCCGGGCTTCAGGCAATCGCGCAGCTTGCCGAAATAGGTTGGCCAGTATTTCTCGCCCACCGCCTCGAACATCTCGATGGAAATGACATGGTCATATTGGCCCTGCTCGTCGCGATAGTCCTGGAATTTCAGCGTTACCCTGTCGGACAGCCCGGCTTTGGCGATCCGCTCCTGCGCGAAGGCCAGTTGTTCCCGGCTGATGGTCAGGCCGGTGACGTGGCAGCCGATTTCGCGGGCGGCAAATTCCGCAAACCCACCCCACCCGCAGCCAATTTCCAGCACATGATCGCCCTGCCTGATGCCGGCCGCTTGCGCAAGGGCGCGATATTTCGCCGTCTGGGCGGAGACCAGATCCGTATCGGCGTCGGCGTAGAGCGCTGCCGAATAGGTCATGGTCGGGTCCAGCCATTCCCGGTAGAAATCGTTGCCAAGGTCGTAATGCGCCGAAATATTGCGCTTCGACCCCTCCTTTGTGTTGGAATTCAGCCAATGCCGGAGCCGTTCGACGATCCGGAACAGGCCACGCGCACCGTTGGAAAAGCGGTCGCCAACATGCTTGTTGGCGAGAAACAGCTCCAGAAAGGCCCCGACATCGGGACTGTCCCAATCGCCATCCATATAGGTTTCCGCAACCGCAATCGTGCCACCGGCAATGGCCCGTTGCGGCAGGTTCCAGTTGTGCAGCACGATGGAGGCGGACGGGCCGGGATGGCGACCCCTGATGGCCAGCCGGCGGCCATCGGGAATGGTCAGTTCCAGCACGCCCCGGTCCATCTGGGCGAGTCCGCGCAGTACCATCTGTGCGCGTGCGGGCAGGCCCTTGACGATACGTGAGAGATTTTCAACCGAGACCGTCTCCGGTTGGGAGCGGGTCTGTGAATTCCAGACATGCGAGTTCGACATTGAACATTCTCCAAGCATTCATCGCCCGAGCTGCGAAGGCAACTGTTGTCCGGTTCCGTCTCCTGCCGACGGGACAAATGTCGCATCCCCCTCCAATCTAGAGCGGAAATGCGGTTTCGGCAATTGTGACGAATCAGGTGAAGGCACAGATTTTCCTGGTGTGGGAATGAATTTTGCGCCTTTCCACCATATTTTGAGTGCCTCCCAATGGATCCCCGCCAGGATCGACACCGTCAGGAACGGGATGCGGCCAAACAGGGCGAGAAGGGCCGGGGTCGTCAGCGCAAGCGCCGTGCCGGAAAATGTCGCCGACAGCAGCGGCCCCTCCGGCGACGTCTCGAGAATCCGCCAGCGGATCTCCTCGCCCGGCGGCAGCATTCGGAAATGGTAGCGCATGTTCATGGCGATGAAGGGCGAGACATGGAACAGCTTGTCGGCCTGCTGCCGCACGCCATTCGCTCCGGTCTCATCGGGTCCCACCGGACAGACATAGCGGTGGCGTCCGCCAAAGGTGTTGCTGACCTCATAGATCAGCCCGGCGAGGTTTTCCGCCACATCATAGCCGTAATAGACTGACAGCGGATTGAAGACATGGCCGAAGATCCGGGGGTAGCAGACCAGCAGCACGCGCCGGACCGGCGTGGCTAGACCCGCCGCGCGAAACTGGTCGCGCGCCGCTCCCGCCAGTCCGGTTTCGCCCTGGTCGAGATGATCCTTCTCATGGAAGGACATCCAGTTGCGGCGGTTCACCGAAAACAGCCGCGACAGTCTGCCTGCCTCGGCGAGGCGATCCAGATCGAGCAGAAGCGAAAATACCCGGTAGCTGAAACGGTGGCCAAAGGGCCGCATCCGCTGATGCATCACCTTGCCTTCATAAAGGCAGGCGGCGGCCTCCGGCGGCGGGCCGTTTCTCGCAAGATCGACGCCGGGGTGCGGTTTTCGGGTCATGCGGCCACCGGCAGTTCTGCGTCCACGGGGGATGCATCCAGCCAGGGCACGGTGCCACCCAGTGCGCGGGCCGCGTCCAGACCCGAGCGCAAGCCGTCCTCGTGGAAGCCATAGGCCGTCCAGGCGCCGGCGAAATGGCAATTGTGGACGCCCTGAATATCCTTGAGCCGGGTCTGGGCGGCCATGCCTGCCGCGTCAAACAGCGGGTGTTCATAGGAATATTCGGCAAAGACCTTGTCGGGATCAGGCTCGCGATCCGGGTTGAGGGTAACAAACAAGGGGCAGGTCTTGTCGATTCCCTGCAGCCGGTTCATCCAGTAGGTGACGGAGGCAAAGCTTCCGTCATCGCCCGAGGAACGCAGGTAATTCCAGGAGGCCCAGACCCTTGGGCGTACCGGCATCAGTCTGGTGTCGCGATGCAGCACCACCCGGTTCGGCTGGTAGGGAATGGCGGAAAGCACCGCCCGCTCGGCAGCGGTCGCATCGGCCAGCATCGCCAGTGTCTGGTCGCTGTGGCTGGCGAAAATCACCTTGTCATAGAGGGTTTCGCTGCCGGACTGGTCGCGCACCAGCACCTGATGGCCGACACGGGTCACCGCCGCAATGGCGCAGTTCAGCCGCAGGCGGGAGCCGAGCGGCGCCAGCAGCTTTTCCAGATAGGTGCGGGCACCGCCTGAAACGGTGCGCCATACATGCGGTTTTGAATAGATGAGGCGGTGATTGTCGAAGAAGTGGACGAAATGGTCTGCGGGGAAATCGAGCAGCTTTGCCGCCGGGCTCGACCAGATCGCCGCAGCCATCGGCACGAGGTAATTGTTGGTGAAGCCGGGCGAAAAGCCGCGGTAGTTGAGATAGTCGCCAATCGACAGGTCCTGCAGCTGGCCAGCGGCGCGATCCTTGAGGCAGATCTTGTTGAACCGCAGGATTTCGCGCACCATCAGCAGAAACGACGGGCGAAACAGGTTGCGTTTCTGGGCAAACAATGTCGACAGGTTGTCGCCACTCCATTCCAGCTTGCCCTGATCGAGCGACAGCGCGAAACTCATGTCGCTGGCATGGGTTTTCACCCCGGTTTCGGCCAGCAGCGCGGTCAGATTTGGATAGGTCGCCTCGTTATAGACGATGAAGCCGGTATCGACGGCGATGCGGCGTCCATCGTAGTCGATATCGACGGTGGCGGTATGACCGCCGGGACGATTGTCTTTTTCATAAAGGGTGACGTCGTGATGCGGGTTCAGCGCCCAGGCGGCACTCGCCCCCGAGACCCCTGACCCGATGACCGCAATTTTCAAACGCGGGCCGCTTGTGCCCGGCCCACTTGAAAAGCTTTGAAAGACTGCGTTCATGAACCCCCCTGAAATCGCGTTGCGCCCGAAGCCGGGCGACCTGACACGGATAGTGACGAGGAAAGGTGTACAGGAGTTTCAGGAAGATCCGGTTTTTTTGACAATGCCGTCAGATACATCTTTCAGATCCGATAGCGCTGCGAGAGCTCTGGTCCGCGCCATCCTGTGATCGACGAGGGGCATGGGATAGGTCTTGCCAGGAGAAATACCTGCCGCAGCAAGCTCAGCCACCGAAGCTTCGAACGGTTTGTGGATGAACTTGTTCCCAAGCCCGCGCAACTCCGGCACATAGTCCCGGATATAGGTGCCTTCCGCGTCGAATTTCTCGCCCTGGAGGGTCGGATTGAAGATCCGGAAGAAGGGCGAGGCATCCGCCCCTGACCCCGCGACCCATTGCCAGCTCGCGGCATTGGCCGCCGGATCCGCATCGACAAGCGTGTCGCGAAACCAGCGCTCGCCCCGCCGCCAGTCGATCAGCAGGTGCTTGATCAGGAAGGAGGCGGTGACCATGCGCACCCGGTTGTGCATCCAGCCATGCTGCCAGAGCTGGCGCATGCCGGCATCGACAATGGGATAACCGGTCTCGCCCCGCGTCCAGGCAAGAAAACCCGCCCCGTCCTCGCGCCAGCCGAACCCGTCGAAGCCGGGATTCCAGTTGCTGACGGCAAGCTCGGGAAAGTGGTGCAGCAGGTGAGAGCAGAACTCGCGCCACACCAGCTCCTTGTGAAATCGGTCGATACTTGCTGCGACGTCCGGGCCTTGCGGTTCTGCCGAGGTCACCGCCTGCCAGATCCGGCGCGGCGAAATTTCGCCAAGCGCCAGATGGGCAGACAGGCGCGACGTGCCGTCAATGCCGGGCCGGTCGCGGTCCGTATCGTAGTTGCGGATCTTGGCGTCGAGGAATCGGTGCAACTGCGTGCGCGCCTGCGTCTCGCCCGGTGTCCAGAGCTCGTGGAACCGGACCGCCCAGTCGGGATGCGCCGACAGCAGGCCAAGGCGCTCAAGCGGCTCGGACACCGGCCAGGTTGCGGGCGAGCGCCAATTCCGTGGGGCCTCCAGCGGCGGGGAGGGCGGACCAAGCTGGTTGAAGGCCCGCCAGAAGGGTGTGTAGACCCGATAGCCGCCACCGCTGCCGGTCAGAAGCCTGTCGGGATCATGCAGCAGGGCGCCGTCAAATCCGTGAAAGGCAATATCATGAGCGTGAAGCGTGGCTGCGATCCTGGCATCTGCGGCCCGTGCTGCCGGATCCGGAACGGAGTTGACCGCGACCACTCTGGCACCGCTCCCTGCGGCCAGATCCAGCAGCACCCGTTCGGGATCGCCGCTCCGCAGGATCAGCTGGCTGCCTGCCGCCTCCAGAGCTTTATGCAGGCAAGCCAGGGAATGATGCAGCCACCAGCGTTGCGCGGCCCCCGGCGGCATGAGGGGCGACTGATCCCGATCCCGTATATAGACCGCAATCACAGGCCTGCCGCTCTTTGCCGCCTTCACCATCGCCAGATTGTCATCAAGCCGCAAATCCTTGCGAAACCAGAGGAGAACGGGAGCGTCAGTCAAGGGCGCGGCCTTTCGGGTTGGCAAAGCGGCCAATCCGAAAGGCCGCCGCACCTGTTTAACCCGTCATCTCTTCGGACCAGGCTGCGCAAGGACATGTGAATGCGAGGCACGGAAATCAAGGCCGCAGGATGCTTGGCTTGTCCAACGGGGATGTAAATGACCATCAGACAGCAAAGTGAAGATCACCGTCTGTTATTTTCGGCGAAAGACATATTCACCGCATCCGGTGCCGAAAACACCAGCTCCGCTTTCCGTCTGGAACGTTTTCAGCAGTTCGAAGTCCGCGCCGACCATGGTGCGGACGTCGTCGGGTGTGGCGCTTTCATAGGGATATCCGCCGAGCCAGTCGACGGAATCATGAAAGCGGTCCATCCCTCTGAGGGTGCCGTAATCTTTGAAGAGCTCGCCGTTCGGGATCTGGCGGATCGATCTCAGGCCGTGGAAACCGTAGGCCATTGCCTTTTGCACCGGACGAGGTGCCGCCGAATAGGTGCGCTTGATATGACGCCACACACCGCAAAGCGGGGTCCTGACGTAGATGGCAATGATGAAGACACCGCCTCCGGCCACTTTTTCCGAAGCACGGCGGATGGCTTCTTCCATCTTGCCGGTGTGATGCAGCACGCCCCAGGAATAGACGACATCAAACTGCCGTTCGATCCTTGAGTTCAGGATATCGTCCTGGAAGGCCTGCACCTCGACGCCGAAACGCTCCGCAACGGCTTTGGTGGTCTGCACGGAATCAAGGTCGTAATCGGTTGCCACCACCTCTTCAAATCCGAGGCTCTTGGCGGCGACAGCATGCAGACCGCTGCCCGATCCTATGTCGACCAGGGACTTGCCGGCCGGCACAAAACCTTCGGGCAGGAGCCGAAGCAAAGCCGCCTTTGCCGTGGCGATCCTCTGGCTGTCGATGTGGCGCGCATAGCTCGCCCAGTTTTTTCCGAATTCAAAACGAACAGAATCTTCCATCTGGACACCAAATTTATCAGCAGATATCTTGTATCAGTAAATCATTGCATTTGGATATATAAAGAAAGGTGCTGACGGACACAATCCCGGGGCTGGCCGAAAGTCAGCACGTCGGACGAGCGGTGCGCGCGCGGTAACAGGCAAGCATGATCATTTTGCAGGTGGCCGGATGAGATCGCCGGGCAGAAAATTGTCGGCTGGTCGTGGCAATGCCGAACAATTCAGGTCAAACCGGCAATATGGCTGTCCGCCTGCACCGACGTCCGCAATTGACATCCAATGTAGCCGGAATTTGGCAATATAGGGGAAGGATTTGGAGGCCTCGCCCGGAATCGAACCGGGGTGCAAGGATTTGCAGTCCTCTGCGTCACCACTCCGCCACGAGGCCATCCAGAGTATTTTGCGTGTGGTGGGCGGCGTTTAGCCGGGATTTAAAAGCAGCGCAAGGGTCTTGCGGCCGAAACGGCAGATGTTTTTTCAGCTCTCCGGCAAATCGCCGCGTTTCGCGGCTTTTCTGGCATGGCGGCGTTGCCACCAGACCTGTGACTTGCGGCGCAGGCGACGGGCTGCCGCGACATCATGGGAGAGAACCACCAGCCCGAGGGGAATCATCCAGAAGCCAAGCACCGGCAGAAAGCCCAAAGCGCCACCCGCCAAAAGGCCGCTGCCAAGCGCAATGCGCCCGGAGCGTGACCGGGGCAGCCGCATCGTGAAGCGACCGAGCGTCAGCCTCTTATCCACAGGCAGCAATCCATCGCCGTTGTTTTCACCGTCAGCCAATTCGAAATGCCTTTGATGCCGGGGTTTCGCACCCCTTTCATATGGGGGGGCGCCGGGGCACAAACACCTGTCGCTGCATTTTTTTTCAAAAAACGCTTGGCAAATCGGGAAAGCATTTGTATTAGCCCACTCACGCCGCGACGAGCGGTGATCCCTGGTAGCTCAGCGGTAGAGCATTCGACTGTTAATCGACAGGTCGCCGGTTCGAATCCGGCCCGGGGAGCCAGTTTCTGGAGCGGCGACTTTCACGAGATGTGAAAGTCGCCGTTTCTGTTTTGATCCATAATTTCTCACAGCCTTTTTTCAGCATTGATGCAGATTTCTGTGACAAACCACGGTCTTTGTCAGGTTTTTGCTGCTCGCTCTTCGCGGTGCCTTGAAAGCATGGGGCGACGCGGTTAAGAACGATGCAATCGAACTCATCAGTTCAATCTGGCGATTTCAGCGGAAGCGCAAGTCATATAGGGCCCTGGACATGACAAACTACGAAGTGCAACGCACGAAAATGGTGGACAATCAGGTGAGGACGACTGATGTCACATCCTATTCGGTTCTGTCTGCTTTCCTGACCGTGCCGCGTGAGGCCTTCGTTCCTGAAGCGGCCCGGGCACTGGCCTATGTGGATGCCGACAGTGCGCTTTCTGTTCCCGGACGCTACATCATGCATGCCTCGCCGCTTGCCAAGTTGCTGCAACTGGCCACCATCAGCCAGACCGATCATGTTCTCGATGTCGGTGCCGGGTCCGGCTATGTCTCGGCGTTGCTGGCCCATCTCGCCGGTTCTGTCGTCGCGCTGGAAAGCGATGCCGGGCTTGCCGCCCTGGCCCGGGCCAATCTTTCCGGCCATGCCAATGCAAAGGTGGTCGAAGGCGATCTTGAAAAAGGTGCCGCTGGCGAGGGGCCGTTCGATGTGATTTTCATCGATGGTGCGGTTGATCTTGTGCCGGAGGCGCTGTTTGCGCAGCTGAAGGATGGTGGCAAGCTGGTTGCTGTTCTCGGCCATGGCAATGCGTCGCGGGCCCATGTCTTCACCCGGGAAAGGGG
This region includes:
- a CDS encoding class I SAM-dependent methyltransferase, yielding MEDSVRFEFGKNWASYARHIDSQRIATAKAALLRLLPEGFVPAGKSLVDIGSGSGLHAVAAKSLGFEEVVATDYDLDSVQTTKAVAERFGVEVQAFQDDILNSRIERQFDVVYSWGVLHHTGKMEEAIRRASEKVAGGGVFIIAIYVRTPLCGVWRHIKRTYSAAPRPVQKAMAYGFHGLRSIRQIPNGELFKDYGTLRGMDRFHDSVDWLGGYPYESATPDDVRTMVGADFELLKTFQTESGAGVFGTGCGEYVFRRK
- a CDS encoding FAD-dependent oxidoreductase, producing MNAVFQSFSSGPGTSGPRLKIAVIGSGVSGASAAWALNPHHDVTLYEKDNRPGGHTATVDIDYDGRRIAVDTGFIVYNEATYPNLTALLAETGVKTHASDMSFALSLDQGKLEWSGDNLSTLFAQKRNLFRPSFLLMVREILRFNKICLKDRAAGQLQDLSIGDYLNYRGFSPGFTNNYLVPMAAAIWSSPAAKLLDFPADHFVHFFDNHRLIYSKPHVWRTVSGGARTYLEKLLAPLGSRLRLNCAIAAVTRVGHQVLVRDQSGSETLYDKVIFASHSDQTLAMLADATAAERAVLSAIPYQPNRVVLHRDTRLMPVRPRVWASWNYLRSSGDDGSFASVTYWMNRLQGIDKTCPLFVTLNPDREPDPDKVFAEYSYEHPLFDAAGMAAQTRLKDIQGVHNCHFAGAWTAYGFHEDGLRSGLDAARALGGTVPWLDASPVDAELPVAA
- a CDS encoding SDR family NAD(P)-dependent oxidoreductase, with the translated sequence MKNGMMRPEEGIVWITGASSGIGRALALRLARAGFRVAVTARSHDGLYDLQKEAGPAGGSIIVLEGDVTSGADMERVIAAIEYDHGPLMLAVLNAGIYIPVNGKELHRADFEKTFAVNLSGTMHCLLSALAVMKRRATGHVAIVSSVTGYGGLPTSAAYGATKAALINLAESLKFDLDRMGIKIQLINPGFVATGATDQNDFPMPALMTAEAAAAEIHKGLARNAFEITFPKRFTYVLKAINLLPYSLYFPVIRRITKW
- a CDS encoding DUF1365 domain-containing protein gives rise to the protein MTRKPHPGVDLARNGPPPEAAACLYEGKVMHQRMRPFGHRFSYRVFSLLLDLDRLAEAGRLSRLFSVNRRNWMSFHEKDHLDQGETGLAGAARDQFRAAGLATPVRRVLLVCYPRIFGHVFNPLSVYYGYDVAENLAGLIYEVSNTFGGRHRYVCPVGPDETGANGVRQQADKLFHVSPFIAMNMRYHFRMLPPGEEIRWRILETSPEGPLLSATFSGTALALTTPALLALFGRIPFLTVSILAGIHWEALKIWWKGAKFIPTPGKSVPSPDSSQLPKPHFRSRLEGDATFVPSAGDGTGQQLPSQLGR
- a CDS encoding cyclopropane-fatty-acyl-phospholipid synthase family protein, with product MSNSHVWNSQTRSQPETVSVENLSRIVKGLPARAQMVLRGLAQMDRGVLELTIPDGRRLAIRGRHPGPSASIVLHNWNLPQRAIAGGTIAVAETYMDGDWDSPDVGAFLELFLANKHVGDRFSNGARGLFRIVERLRHWLNSNTKEGSKRNISAHYDLGNDFYREWLDPTMTYSAALYADADTDLVSAQTAKYRALAQAAGIRQGDHVLEIGCGWGGFAEFAAREIGCHVTGLTISREQLAFAQERIAKAGLSDRVTLKFQDYRDEQGQYDHVISIEMFEAVGEKYWPTYFGKLRDCLKPGGSAGLQIITIKPEAYREYRANPDFIQKYVFPGGMLPTLQHLGDLSRSVGLTETGNFGFGKDYARTLAEWRVRFWAVWERVKPLGFDERFKRLWEFYFFYCEAGFRDGNIDVRQVVFQK
- a CDS encoding protein-L-isoaspartate O-methyltransferase, yielding MTNYEVQRTKMVDNQVRTTDVTSYSVLSAFLTVPREAFVPEAARALAYVDADSALSVPGRYIMHASPLAKLLQLATISQTDHVLDVGAGSGYVSALLAHLAGSVVALESDAGLAALARANLSGHANAKVVEGDLEKGAAGEGPFDVIFIDGAVDLVPEALFAQLKDGGKLVAVLGHGNASRAHVFTRERGALSSTPAFNTAVKPLPGFRKVPEFQF
- a CDS encoding cysteine synthase A is translated as MSVRQSVLDAIGNTPLIRLKGPSEATGCTILGKAEFLNPGQSVKDRAALAIIRDAERSGQLKPGGVIVEGTAGNTGIGLTLVASALGYRTIIVIPETQSQEKKDALRLLGAELVEVPAAPYKNPNNYVRLSGRLAEQIARTDPKGAIWANQFDNVANRKAHVDTTAPEIWRDTDGKVDGFICAVGSGGTLAGVAEGLKGFNKEIRIGIADPEGAALYEFYRNGELKSSGGSITEGIGQGRITANLEGFTPDFACQIPDSEALPVIFDLVESEGLCLGGSSGINVAGAIRLARDLGPGHTIVTILCDYGNRYQSKLFNPAFLQSKSLPVPQWLLDKPAIVPPFEPV
- a CDS encoding deoxyribodipyrimidine photo-lyase; translation: MTDAPVLLWFRKDLRLDDNLAMVKAAKSGRPVIAVYIRDRDQSPLMPPGAAQRWWLHHSLACLHKALEAAGSQLILRSGDPERVLLDLAAGSGARVVAVNSVPDPAARAADARIAATLHAHDIAFHGFDGALLHDPDRLLTGSGGGYRVYTPFWRAFNQLGPPSPPLEAPRNWRSPATWPVSEPLERLGLLSAHPDWAVRFHELWTPGETQARTQLHRFLDAKIRNYDTDRDRPGIDGTSRLSAHLALGEISPRRIWQAVTSAEPQGPDVAASIDRFHKELVWREFCSHLLHHFPELAVSNWNPGFDGFGWREDGAGFLAWTRGETGYPIVDAGMRQLWQHGWMHNRVRMVTASFLIKHLLIDWRRGERWFRDTLVDADPAANAASWQWVAGSGADASPFFRIFNPTLQGEKFDAEGTYIRDYVPELRGLGNKFIHKPFEASVAELAAAGISPGKTYPMPLVDHRMARTRALAALSDLKDVSDGIVKKTGSS